A single Candidatus Obscuribacterales bacterium DNA region contains:
- a CDS encoding Rho termination factor N-terminal domain-containing protein, translated as MSNLNDIGNLMHIYLDEIEPGEETDAPEFLIKASAHLLNQKGGRNWIPVIVKETGDDAYQVIGNSFIYAVAEEAGLDRVWCIVADGNSDTVEIVKVLAGEAIPKINLSKASRDEIMSALDYLINQPASPLKGVKLAIATNRIDEAPRQYWKTLDPIANLKCGITRGKKLEELKQIFYLVPEAMPDTITDIGILKTFSVTDLKAMAKKRGIVGISKMKKDDLLSVLSKSSD; from the coding sequence ATGAGTAACCTCAACGATATCGGTAATCTAATGCACATCTATTTAGATGAGATTGAACCTGGCGAAGAAACTGATGCTCCAGAGTTTCTAATTAAAGCATCTGCTCACTTACTCAATCAGAAAGGCGGAAGAAACTGGATCCCGGTGATTGTCAAAGAGACTGGCGACGATGCATACCAGGTCATTGGTAATTCATTCATATATGCCGTTGCAGAGGAAGCTGGTTTAGATCGAGTATGGTGTATTGTTGCCGATGGCAATAGTGACACGGTAGAAATTGTCAAAGTCCTCGCTGGCGAAGCTATCCCAAAAATCAACCTTTCCAAGGCATCCAGAGATGAGATTATGTCGGCCCTAGACTATTTGATTAACCAGCCAGCCAGTCCTCTCAAAGGAGTCAAGCTTGCTATTGCTACCAATCGAATTGATGAAGCCCCTCGACAATATTGGAAGACCTTAGACCCAATTGCCAACCTTAAATGTGGTATCACTCGGGGTAAAAAGCTAGAGGAACTAAAACAAATATTTTATCTGGTTCCTGAAGCTATGCCAGACACCATCACTGACATTGGTATCCTTAAAACATTCTCAGTGACTGACTTAAAGGCAATGGCCAAAAAGCGAGGTATCGTTGGCATTAGCAAAATGAAAAAAGATGATTTACTTAGTGTGCTGAGCAAGTCATCAGATTAG
- the lipA gene encoding lipoyl synthase, protein MNSKPASPPLTPMPAWLRSPLGRASELSTVQRIIKQRGIHTICEEGRCPNRGECYAQGTATFLLMGPTCTRACSFCQVDKGHAPMPLDPQEPQKVAESVQLLGLQYVVLTSVARDDLPDQGAGWFAQTMAAVRHLNPQTQIEVLTPDFWGGAGGVDAQQQRIATVVEAQPACYNHNLETVRRLQGPVRRGANYERSLRVLAQVKAIDATMPTKSGLMLGLGETEAEIIEALHDLRDVGCDRLTLGQYLRPSLAHLPVQHYWPPEDFDRLGAIARNLGFSHVRSGPLVRSSYHAGQAPS, encoded by the coding sequence ATGAATTCAAAGCCTGCCTCTCCGCCGCTTACTCCCATGCCAGCCTGGCTGCGATCGCCCTTGGGTCGGGCTAGCGAACTATCCACCGTGCAGCGCATCATTAAACAGCGCGGCATCCACACCATCTGTGAAGAAGGACGCTGTCCTAATCGAGGCGAATGCTACGCCCAAGGCACCGCCACCTTTTTATTAATGGGCCCCACCTGCACCCGCGCCTGTAGCTTTTGTCAAGTGGATAAGGGTCATGCTCCCATGCCCCTCGATCCCCAAGAGCCCCAAAAAGTAGCCGAGTCTGTGCAGCTTTTGGGTCTACAGTATGTGGTGCTCACCTCCGTTGCGCGGGATGACCTACCCGATCAAGGCGCAGGTTGGTTTGCCCAAACCATGGCCGCCGTGCGCCACCTCAATCCCCAAACCCAGATTGAAGTATTGACGCCCGATTTCTGGGGCGGGGCAGGGGGAGTGGATGCCCAACAGCAACGCATTGCCACGGTCGTCGAAGCTCAGCCGGCTTGCTACAACCACAATCTGGAAACGGTGCGGCGCTTACAGGGGCCCGTGCGGAGGGGGGCCAACTATGAGCGATCGCTACGGGTCTTAGCCCAGGTCAAAGCCATAGATGCCACGATGCCTACCAAATCGGGGCTGATGCTGGGGCTAGGAGAAACCGAAGCAGAAATTATTGAAGCCTTGCACGACTTGCGAGACGTGGGATGCGATCGCCTCACCCTTGGGCAATATCTGCGGCCCTCCCTCGCCCATCTGCCCGTACAACACTACTGGCCGCCGGAAGATTTTGATCGATTGGGCGCGATCGCCCGTAACCTAGGTTTTTCCCATGTCCGATCTGGGCCCCTCGTGCGCAGTTCCTACCATGCCGGACAAGCTCCCTCCTAA